CTTAATAACCACATTTGCTGGCTTGCCTCTCAACCTTATATCAGTTACAATCTCTTGAGTGAGTAAGATATTCTCAAACATACTCCTCCCTTTCACAAATCCAGATTGATTTGGAGATATTAATGAAGGCAAAATTCTCTCCAATCTATCATGTAACACTCTAGACAGGACTTTATTGATGAAGTTACTCAAACTAATAGCTCTTAAGTCTGAAAATGTCTCCACTCTAGGCTTCTTTGGAATCAAGACTAGGTTAGTATGAGTGATAGACTTAGGCAATGCAACTCCTCCATAGAAGTGTAGTACCATGTTGTGTATGTCAAcaccaataacatcccagcatgCTTGATAAAATAGGCCCGTAAATCCATCGGGACCACTGACACTCTCCCCACTAAGCTCAAATACTGCTGCCTTAACTTCTTCAAGTGTTGGCAATCTACTCAACTCCACATTCTGCTCAAAAGTCACCATAACAGGTACATTGTTTAGCAATGAGAAATCAATAGTGTCTCCTTCATTTGTGAACTGCTTTTGATAGAAGTCCACTGCAGCACTAGCCAAGTGCTCTTGATCTTCAATCCACAACCCATTTCCAGTATGAATCCTCTTCAATTGTAGCTTCTTCCTCTTTCCATTGACATGATTGTAGAAGAAACTAGTATTCCTATCACCCTCAGCAAACCatgtcatcccagctttttgcttccaatattGCTCTTCAATACTCAAGTACTTCTTCAATTCAGATTGAGCTCTTTGAAGAACAATCCTATTCTCTATTGTAGGCTCCTCCTCAAACAACATCTCCTTCACCCTAACAATGTCTTCCAAGATAGCCAACTGCTTGAAGATATCACCAAATGTTTCCCTACTCCATTTTGATAGAGCTGCCTTCACCTTCTTGAGCTTTTGCTTGAACATCAAAAAGGAGTCAACAATAAAATCAGCTTCCCAATTCTGCTTCACCACTTCCATGAATGTATCTTGCTTGGCCTATAAATTCAAGAACCTGAATGGCTTGACAAAGTTGGCAGTCTGCTCCCCACATGTCATGAACAAAGGTGCATGATCTGATCCAGTTCTAATTAAGTGTTCCACTTCTATAGTTGGCAGCATGTTTTGGAATGGAAAATTCATAAAGATCCTATCCAATCTCTTGAATATGCACTCAACATTTGGTCTcacattccaccatgtaaatggACTCCCTTTGTACCCTTGATCAAACAATCCACATGAGTTAACACAGAAGGCAAAATCCTCATACTCGGGAGGGTGTGCTGGCAATCCCCCTATCTTCTCATCTTCATGTACCACCATATTAAAATCCCCTCCTACAAGCCAAGGCATCTCCATATCACTAGCTAAGTAATACAAAAGCTCCCACAATTCCAACCTCTCTAAGGctgaatattttgcataaacaaatgtcATCATCATGTGCTGCCCTAGGTCATGGTGAAACACCTTCACAGTTACTTGTTGTTCAGTATCCTCAATTAGTTCCCATTCCACCACAGCATCAAAGAACAACCATATTTGCCCATTAATGTTTGAGTAGGCAGTCTCCATGTTCAACCTCCTTCTATATCTTTGAATGAATCCTTTCTTTTGAAAAGGTTCCATCAATGCAATGACAAAGAAATTGTGCTCCCTATGCATGTTGATCAATCTAGGAAAGGCATCCTGAGTGTTCACAGACCTAATATTCCATATGAGTGTCTTGATCATCATTTGGATTGAGAAAGTTCCCTCCTGGGCATGGTTTTTAAAGGTAGCTGAGGTTCTTTGATTTGTTTCTTTGTCTTCTTTCTTCCCTTTTCACTAGCTTTAGGTGATACATCTGCCTCCCTCATGACTTGTTTAAAATTGCCAGCAGttgattcatcatctccttcTTCCTCTAATGGTTGCTGCTTCATTATATCTTCTTTTATTGGTGCTACATTGTGTGTAACTAGATTATGTAAGTATTGCAAAGGGGTCTTCAATGGAACACTAAGTTGCAGTTGCACTATCTGTTCAGGGACAGATTCACAAGCCATTGGAACTGCTTCTACTTCCCCAACTGATCTTGGTATAATTGCTTGCTCAAATTGTTCCTTAGtgtattcattcagctcttcgtTCACCTTATTCTGCTCCATAGAAGACACAACAACCTGTATCTTTTTGAATTGCAATTCATAAACATTGCCCAACCAGGAAATATTGTAGCAGTCTGCCCAGAAAACACTATTCATAAGATCACTACCCTTCCCATTGTCTGTTTTTTGGTCTGACCCCATTGTATCATCCCTAACCTTCATATTAACATTCTCATCAAGTCCCTTCTCCAATGCATTCACTGGAACACCATCAACAAAGGCCAAAACCTCCCCCGTTTTGCTAGGGTTTACTGTTCCATTGCCTTTCTTCTTGCTCAATGTTAATTGAGTTGATCCACCTTGCTTTCCAGCTTCCTTTGATGATCCTCTATCACCTCCAATTGATGGCTTTGATTGCTTAACCTTAAAACTCGAGCTACCCTCAACCCTAATTTTTGGGCAGTTAGGGTTAGGGTTTACTGTAGCTAGGATTTCCAAACCACCCTCTTTTAGTTCTTGCAAATTTTTAGCTTGAGCATTGCTTTTGTCATTCAACTCTCCTACAATTGTGTTCTCCACTTCCTCAACTTTGTCACACCAAGCCTTCCTTGCATCAGTTAGGGTCTCAGAAGTTGCCAAACCTTATGAGCTATCACCAACTGTTTGCGTAGGAATTTCTTGACATGAATAATTAGTAGTGACAAGAATGTCTTCACGAGCTGCAATGAACCTTCTTGTCACCCAATCCACTGTTCTTTCCTTCATAATTTCTTCACTACCCCCATTGCCAGTAGGGCTAGGAGCTGAACCATTCAATCCATTGATAATTCCATCTCCAGCTCCTTTTATAGTTGCTTTAGTTCCTTTCCCTGTATGAGTAGGAGAATGATTCccactcttttccttttcaagaaCTTTTTCCACAACTTCTTTCTTCATGTGTATTAGGTCTTGTAGTTGATTAATCCCTTCTCCCTTAGAATTTGGGATTCCTTCCTTCCCAGATGCCCTACTCCCACTACCTATAGGAATAGGATTAGGATTTCTGAAATTCTTCAAATTTACCTTCTCCTGCCCTTTTTAGCTTGATCCTTGTCTTTTTCTTGCCTTTTGTCCTTGCTATTTTCTTCACCCTTGCCTTCAGTGATCCTCAAAATTGTCTTGTCTgattcttcaacttccaaaacatCAAAAGAATTCTTAGTCGCAACTCCATCTTCTTTGGCTTTTCCTTTCAATTTGTCACCTTCTTTCTCACTAGCAGCTTCAATAATGTGGCCATTTTTGTCTCTTTGATATCTATTATTCCTCCTTTGCATCGATTCTTGCTTTGCTGGATTAGGGATAGGTTTTTCCAGCACTTTTCCACTCAACAACACCTTAGAAGTATTAGCAGCAGTCCCAACTACATCACTACGCACCACCACTGCCTTCTCCTTGCCTTGATCATCACCTTCCTCAAATTTATTATGCAATTCTGGATCATCACCATTAAGAAAATTGgcgggtgctaattatattaattcgggtatgaacaagactgataatttgaataatattaattgatcataataatatatatatggggtgcattaagaatggtttgtggtctaagaagagccctaagaCTAAGTCAAGTTAAAAAatatatgatgggataaagtttcaagtgagtttgcaTAAGACCTAAATTCAAACAAGCATAACTCTCACGATATGAAGATTTATATGCTGTATAACCTATCCAAtcaaatccctttgagtctaatttccaacgcatcaaaccgtttgtcatttggatatgtatacagaaagttatggccattttactggacctgtgtcatatgcgcgcccagatgtgcggccgcgcatatttgagagtttctgcctcaggTGAGCGGCCAAATGCgcggccacttgcccaggtgTGCGGCCACGCACGTAGGAAcccattaaataaccccaaggccATGTAGAGAAATgggttaagtcatttttgagGTAAAacctgatgttttagagagatataagagcattttagagtgagaaggagtaaacctaacattctaatcatccaatcttgcaccaatcttcaagaatccagaaagctaatcacaagatcttcatcaaagaggtatgGTTCCATGCCCTAGtttttaatttcgggatttggattAAAAGTAGGCCATAAGAAGTATGATTCTtcggtgtgagagtattatgtgtacatgtatggatttattatggaaatatgagtatgaatcaagtattgaAACTTATGGTatagtgattggaagccataaattctcaatttaaatacataaccattgtagagattgaaaggtgattatttgatggaattttgttggttgggtgagaATAGTTGGTCACACACGTGATGTTAGGATTATAAGTTGttaaagaatgatggtgggatgaattgttggtaaatgatggtagttggaagaactaattctatggttaagaaatGTATAAATGTATGCCCACTAGGTGTTTGGTAAATTGTCTAAATGGCTTAAACTATGGAATTGGTTACTAATGttggtcccattggatgttgatattgtatATTGAAGTTGCTTAATATAGTAGATCGTTTAGTATCATTAAGGGGTAAATTTCAGTTTCGGATCGttggcattgaattgaggagacaagaaGGCATTCAGAGGTGGATACGCAAGGAATGGAATTTCCTGAGTACTAATTAGCTTGCTCGACGTTGGGTTCGTcatgttaaggtaagtaacacttctaaacttggttctgagggtatgaatccctgaattggtgttatataaattgtctggaggtgacgcacacgatagttgacgagcgtgtggacgtgcaccattgaaattgtgacttgaataaattctgtgaagttatataaattaaagaatcatgttattatttgaacatttcccacgtgttagagaaattgagttgggcctcttattaaagatcatgtttaggctacgtgccgatattttgggacccatggggtcgtgttgctgttaaattaattgttttaaaatatacatttcatactcagtcatactcatCCATTGTAAAGATatttattatatggatcggggctgcccgcctgcagcaggccttgttggctttattattatatgaatCGAGTTTGCCAGGCCTtgttggctttattattatatggatcggggctgcccacctgcaaCAAGCCTTATAGGCTTATTTATTATACGGATCAGGACTACCCGCCTGCAGTaagccatatcggctttatattacgcttaggctgaaggagcccatccggagtctgtacacaccccccagtgagcgtagatcaTTATACATATTCGGGATGAATtttccagggcatggacttgccttagttatttatattataataaatttacttggatatggatcttgtccatatcatttacatttggggataaattaccccagggctgaattggccttatacggtactgagtgactgactgtcagtcgatgtgtattaatatatgggttggaacacccctgggctggattggccataaaatgtaccgagtgaccgaataatttgtgaccagtatttacatgaggtctttctactgagacgTCATAtacctcatatcatgcagtattgatctatttcacttgtactgagtttaactgttaaacttaaaagcatgcctacatttttgtaccattatttatactggactgtacctacggagctcgtcattgctttcagcccagaggttagtcttgttacttattgagttagttgtactcatactatactctgcacctcgtgtgcagatccaggtgctcccggatacggcGGCTGCTAGATTTTGAAGTTAATTCTGTTggggactatcaaggtagttgcttgaTGCCCGCATACAtgattcccttcctgtttaattattgtactgttctatattttcagacagtgattttatctgtcagactttgtattcaatttagatg
The nucleotide sequence above comes from Nicotiana tabacum cultivar K326 chromosome 12, ASM71507v2, whole genome shotgun sequence. Encoded proteins:
- the LOC107809491 gene encoding uncharacterized protein LOC107809491 → MMIKTLIWNIRSVNTQDAFPRLINMHREHNFFVIALMEPFQKKGFIQRYRRRLNMETAYSNINGQIWLFFDAVVEWELIEDTEQQVTVKVFHHDLGQHMMMTFVYAKYSALERLELWELLYYLASDMEMPWLVGGDFNMVVHEDEKIGGLPAHPPEYEDFAFCVNSCGLFDQGYKGSPFTWWNVRPNVECIFKRLDRIFMNFPFQNMLPTIEVEHLIRTGSDHAPLFMTCGEQTANFVKPFRFLNL